Proteins encoded by one window of Phosphitispora fastidiosa:
- the ftsW gene encoding putative lipid II flippase FtsW — protein sequence MRNRNIDWYVLVSVLLMLGIGIIMVLSASSPTTVAGASKDGFLFFRKQLGWIGVGLFGMLVMSRFNYRKLNDLVIPSAVLTVVLLLAVFAFEPRNGAYSWIFIGNYQFQPSELVKLCLILMLARIISVKHDKMDSFIQGLIPPLILIAVVWGLVVIEPDLGTAMVIGITSYIMLYAGGANWKHLGGIALLGCMVASIAVMVEGYRMDRFYGFLNPFEDPLGSTYQIVQSLYAIGSGGFLGVGLGQSMQKFGHIPEQHTDFIFSVLSEELGFVGAVFVIILFVIFASRGYLIARNSRDNFGSMLAIGITTLIIVEAVINIAVVTSSMPVTGITLPFISYGGSSLIFKMAAVGVLLNISRFTQNQQRSIGE from the coding sequence GTGAGAAATAGAAATATCGACTGGTATGTCCTGGTTTCCGTGCTGCTGATGCTTGGCATAGGAATAATTATGGTGTTAAGTGCAAGTTCACCCACTACTGTGGCCGGAGCTAGCAAAGATGGGTTTTTGTTTTTCCGGAAACAGCTAGGCTGGATTGGTGTTGGCCTTTTCGGAATGCTGGTCATGTCAAGATTTAATTACCGTAAGCTGAATGACCTGGTTATTCCCTCAGCCGTTCTGACAGTTGTGCTGCTTTTGGCTGTATTTGCTTTTGAACCGAGAAACGGCGCTTACAGCTGGATATTCATCGGCAATTATCAGTTTCAGCCTTCAGAGCTTGTAAAACTTTGTCTCATCCTGATGCTGGCAAGAATTATCAGTGTAAAACATGATAAAATGGATTCATTTATACAAGGTTTGATACCGCCGCTGATACTTATCGCGGTTGTATGGGGACTTGTTGTAATAGAGCCTGACCTGGGGACAGCAATGGTAATAGGGATTACGTCTTACATAATGCTATACGCCGGTGGAGCGAACTGGAAACACCTGGGCGGAATTGCACTGCTGGGATGTATGGTGGCTTCCATTGCTGTGATGGTGGAAGGTTATCGGATGGATAGATTCTATGGCTTTCTGAATCCTTTTGAAGATCCTCTTGGGAGTACTTATCAGATAGTGCAGTCACTTTATGCGATAGGATCAGGTGGATTTCTGGGTGTAGGGTTAGGCCAATCCATGCAGAAGTTCGGACATATTCCAGAACAGCACACAGACTTTATATTTAGTGTGCTTTCAGAAGAACTCGGCTTTGTAGGTGCGGTTTTTGTAATTATACTGTTCGTTATTTTTGCCTCCCGGGGCTACCTGATCGCCCGCAACTCCAGGGATAACTTTGGCAGTATGCTGGCCATTGGAATTACAACTCTGATTATTGTAGAAGCTGTAATCAACATTGCAGTGGTTACCTCTTCCATGCCGGTCACCGGGATAACCCTGCCATTTATAAGCTACGGTGGTTCATCACTGATCTTCAAAATGGCTGCAGTCGGAGTTCTGCTGAATATTTCGAGATTTACCCAAAATCAGCAAAGGTCAATAGGTGAATAA